The Streptomyces sp. NBC_01591 genome window below encodes:
- a CDS encoding MFS transporter, with translation MTSATRSPRSANSPSTTKSWPLGGLLVLAGSAFVTILTEALPAGVLPAMSADLGVTEARAGLLITVYALAAALTAIPMTAWTLILPRRTLLVALLLGFAATNMVTAMSTGFALTLAARVVSGVSAGLLWAMVPAYAARLAPQRSGKAIATALAGMTVGLSLGIPAGTALGGLIGWRATFGLLTVLAVALAATALWHLPQLPGETASRGAGLMRTLHTPGIPAINIASLLMVLGFYVLYTYIAPFVEQAGLGVGTGTVLFLFGLGSMGGVWIAGAAADRRLRAATIGLLALATVCLAAFGAVGHITAAVVLGAVFWGVTHGGIPTLTQTAGVKAAPLDPDTANSLWVTGWNVGMAGGSLLGGAVLDGAGTQALPWVASALLAASVLTAVLARRNGFPSPSRMYARDEAA, from the coding sequence ATGACCTCTGCTACTCGCTCTCCACGTTCTGCGAATTCTCCGTCCACCACCAAGAGTTGGCCGCTGGGTGGTCTGCTGGTGCTGGCCGGATCCGCATTTGTCACCATCCTCACTGAGGCCCTGCCGGCCGGAGTGCTGCCCGCGATGAGTGCCGACCTGGGCGTGACCGAGGCGCGTGCGGGGCTGCTGATCACCGTCTACGCGCTGGCCGCGGCCCTCACCGCGATCCCGATGACCGCCTGGACCCTGATCCTGCCCCGCCGCACCCTGCTGGTGGCGCTGCTCCTCGGCTTCGCGGCCACCAACATGGTGACAGCGATGTCCACCGGCTTCGCGCTCACACTTGCCGCCCGGGTCGTCTCCGGAGTGTCCGCCGGCCTGCTGTGGGCCATGGTTCCGGCGTACGCCGCGCGGCTGGCCCCGCAGCGCAGCGGCAAGGCGATTGCCACCGCGCTGGCAGGCATGACAGTCGGGCTGTCGCTCGGCATCCCGGCCGGCACCGCGCTCGGCGGCCTCATCGGCTGGCGTGCCACTTTCGGGCTGCTCACCGTGCTGGCCGTGGCCCTGGCCGCCACCGCACTGTGGCATCTTCCGCAACTGCCCGGCGAGACGGCGAGCCGTGGCGCGGGACTGATGCGTACCCTCCACACGCCCGGAATCCCCGCCATCAACATCGCGTCGCTCCTGATGGTCCTCGGTTTCTACGTGCTCTACACCTACATTGCCCCCTTCGTGGAACAGGCAGGGCTGGGGGTCGGCACCGGCACCGTGCTGTTCCTGTTCGGCCTGGGCTCCATGGGCGGTGTCTGGATCGCCGGAGCCGCCGCCGACCGCCGGCTGCGCGCCGCCACGATCGGCCTGCTGGCGTTGGCCACCGTGTGCCTGGCGGCATTCGGCGCGGTCGGGCACATCACCGCGGCCGTAGTACTCGGCGCGGTGTTCTGGGGCGTGACGCACGGTGGCATTCCGACGCTGACACAGACCGCGGGAGTAAAGGCGGCCCCACTCGATCCCGACACGGCCAACTCGCTCTGGGTCACTGGCTGGAATGTCGGCATGGCCGGCGGCTCCCTGCTCGGCGGCGCCGTCCTGGACGGCGCCGGGACGCAGGCCCTGCCGTGGGTGGCCTCCGCCCTGCTGGCGGCCTCCGTACTGACGGCCGTGCTCGCCCGACGCAACGGCTTTCCTTCCCCCAGCCGCATGTACGCCCGCGACGAGGCAGCATAA
- a CDS encoding glutamate decarboxylase translates to MALHNAKRAAADPAADIFTSPLSEQPLSKRAMPDLPTPPNVVYQLLRSELLLDGNAAQNLATFCTTWTDDEVRHLMDLCLDKNIVDKDEYPQTAEIESRCVNILAALWHAPAGTDGAENAVGCSTTGSSEAAMLCGLALKWRWRDRRRAAGLPTDRPNLVCGPVQVCWEKFARYFDVDLRQVPVEPGATGLQAHQLREYVDENTIGVVAILGVTYTCTYEPVAEIAAELDRIHEETGLDVPLHVDAASGGFIAPFLHPDLQWDFRLPRVASINASGHKYGMAPLGVGWALWRDKAALPEDLVFHVDYLGGDMPTLALNFSRPGGQVIAQYFMFLRLGREGYRRVYQACAETAQHLARQVADMGPFTLLYDGTGALPAVSYTLTDPGSVGWSLYDLSDLLRMRGWQVPSYPLPPNRQETVIQRVLVRHGVDRDEIELLAGDMRRAIKRLDEGHPHDSTRVGFHH, encoded by the coding sequence GTGGCTCTGCACAACGCCAAGAGAGCGGCTGCCGACCCGGCCGCCGACATCTTCACGTCACCGCTGAGCGAGCAGCCCCTGTCCAAGCGGGCCATGCCGGATCTGCCAACACCCCCGAACGTCGTCTACCAGCTGCTGCGCAGCGAACTCCTTCTCGACGGCAACGCGGCTCAGAACCTGGCCACGTTCTGCACCACCTGGACCGACGACGAGGTCCGCCACCTGATGGACTTGTGCCTCGACAAGAACATCGTCGACAAGGACGAGTACCCGCAGACCGCGGAGATCGAGTCCCGTTGCGTCAACATCCTCGCCGCCCTGTGGCACGCGCCCGCCGGCACCGACGGAGCCGAGAACGCCGTGGGCTGCTCCACCACCGGCTCCAGCGAGGCCGCCATGCTCTGCGGCCTCGCACTGAAGTGGAGGTGGCGCGACCGCCGACGCGCCGCCGGACTGCCGACCGACCGGCCGAACCTGGTGTGCGGGCCGGTGCAGGTGTGCTGGGAGAAGTTCGCCCGCTACTTCGACGTCGACCTGCGCCAGGTCCCGGTGGAGCCCGGGGCGACCGGCCTGCAGGCACACCAGTTGCGCGAGTACGTGGACGAGAACACCATCGGCGTCGTGGCGATCCTCGGGGTGACCTACACCTGCACGTACGAGCCGGTGGCGGAGATCGCGGCCGAGCTCGACCGCATCCATGAGGAGACCGGGCTCGATGTCCCCCTCCACGTCGACGCGGCCTCGGGCGGGTTCATCGCCCCGTTCCTGCACCCCGACCTGCAGTGGGATTTCCGCCTGCCCCGGGTCGCCTCGATCAACGCCTCGGGACACAAGTACGGCATGGCCCCGCTCGGCGTGGGGTGGGCCCTGTGGCGCGACAAAGCGGCCCTGCCGGAGGACCTGGTCTTCCATGTCGACTATCTCGGCGGCGACATGCCGACCCTCGCCCTGAACTTCTCCCGCCCCGGCGGGCAGGTCATCGCCCAGTACTTCATGTTCCTGCGCCTGGGCCGCGAAGGGTACCGGCGCGTCTACCAGGCATGCGCCGAAACGGCGCAGCACCTCGCCCGGCAGGTAGCCGACATGGGCCCCTTCACCCTGTTGTACGACGGCACCGGGGCGCTGCCCGCGGTCTCCTACACGCTGACCGATCCCGGCTCGGTCGGTTGGAGCCTGTACGACCTGTCCGACCTGCTGCGCATGCGCGGCTGGCAAGTTCCCTCCTATCCACTGCCGCCCAACCGTCAGGAGACCGTGATCCAGCGCGTGCTCGTGCGGCACGGTGTCGACCGGGACGAGATCGAGCTCCTCGCCGGCGACATGCGAAGGGCCATCAAGCGCCTCGACGAGGGACACCCGCACGACTCGACCCGCGTCGGCTTCCACCACTGA